The genomic segment CACAGCTCGACCGTGGCGAGGCGATTCAGAATGGCTGTCGGATGAGAACCTCGGGCGGCGGAAGAGGTGGAGCATGCGCGCGGAGGGTCGTCGACGCGAAGGGTGGTATGACGCCGACGTTGCGTCCGAGCTTCTTCCGCGGGCCGCTCGAGACGCTGCCGGGCGCGATGCGGGTCGTGGTCTCCTGGCCGAATCGCCAGACGAGCAAGCACGCGCTCGCGATCGACGCGATCTCGGATGACCTCGCCTCCGACGCGCTGGCGGAGTCCACCCTGAGGACGCAGCGGCGTGCAACGAGTCGGGAGCGTCCCGCCTTTTCGAGCCCCGAGCCCTCAGCTCCGAGCCCCGCTTCTCTCACTGCGAACGCAGCGAGCGTGACGGGAGCTCGTCGCTACTCGCTCTACTCCCCCGAGATGAATCTTCTCTCCGAGACGGAGTACACCGACGCATCCGCTCCGCCCATCCAGCATGACTACGTCTGGTTTGCCGGGGCGCCTGTCGCCCAGGTGACCCACTCGGTCCCGTCGGAGCCTCTGGCCGTCCCTGAAGTCGTCTGGACGGTGACCGATCACCTCGGGACGCCGAGGATCCAGACCGACTCAACCGGCACGATCGTCTGGCACGCCGAGCACGAACCGTACGGCCGCATCTACCTCCTGCGCGAAGGGGAGGGACGTCACCAGCCGCTCCGCTTCCCCGGCCAGGAGGCCGAACAGCTCGGCATGAATGCCCCCAACGGCGTCACCGACCGGAATTACAACATCTTCAGATGGTACCGAGCGGCAGAGGGACGGTATACGCAGGCTGATCCTCTGGGATTGGAAGCTGGAGCGCACCTCTTCGTCTATGGGGCATGGAGCCCAGCCAGCATGATCGATCCCTTAGGACTGGTAACTTGGAAATGCGACGTTGAAGTGTTTTCAGCAGGTTTTGTTGCCGTTGGTGTCGCTGATTACGATCTTTTTTGTGTCTCCGCTTGTTATAAGGGAAAGCAGATATGGGTAGATTTAAATGTTCATGTCATAGGATTCTCATTCGGTACCCCTTCAGGTGGTTATTTCTCGATAGTCCTAGACGATCACTTTGAAAAGCCGAATCCTACGAGCTTGAGCGGAAAAGCGTTCGTTAAAAGCTTGGCTGCTTCTTTGGGAGGAGGATGGTCTCACGTTGAGATGACGCTTGGCTCAGGTGAAGGTATGACTCCATCCGCGGGATCGGGGTTGGGATCCGGAGGTGGTGAAGGAGCAGCTGCTGTTGGAGCAAGCTTCGACGTGATGTGGGGTAACTCCATGCTAACCAAGTGGGGGGAGTGGTGCTGTCCATGAACAGAGCCGCAACATGGCTTTTGGGAGCCCTCAGTATATGGCCACTACTATATTCGATGCTGTATTTAATCTGGTGGATCGCTCGAATGGACCTTCGTCTTGGAATTGTTCACTTCATAACTATAATCATCAGTATTTCCATGGCCATATTCTTTGCGTTTGATGTATTTCGCCGACCGATTGACACATCTCGGAAAAGCTTGTGGTTGGCCGGGTTGATTCTCGCGCCAGTTGTTACTATACCGATCTATTTCTGGTGGTTCCGAAAGCAAGAGTTTGTCTAGAGGTCTAACAACGCATTTCGAGAGCGTCGGAAAGAGGAGGGTGAGGGGTCTACCATCGGATTTTGAGGGCGGCGGAGGTTGTGGGGGAGGTTGGGGCCACACCTTCGCTTTTCGCAGGCTTAGATCGGAACGCACTGAATCTATAGGAGTTAGGTCAGACTCAGCGCGGCTCGTTCTTTCATCCCCATCTACGAGGAGTAGACTTGCCGAACCGTGAAAGCCACCGCGTCACTGGATCCTGAATCCTGGCTCCTGACCCCTGCGACCGAAGGGAGCCACGTCTGGTTTGCCGGCGCGCCGGTCGCCCAGGTGACCCACTCGGTGCCGTCGGAGCCTCTGGCCGCCCCCGAGGTCGTCTGGACGGTGACTGATCACCTCGGGACCCCGAGAATCCAAGCCGACTCGACCGGCGCGATCGTCTGGCACGCCGAGCACGAACCGTACGGCCGCATCTACCTTCTGCGCGAAGGGGAGGGACGCCACCAGCCGCTCCGCTTCCCCGGCCAGGAAGCCGAACAGCTCGGCGTGAATGCCGCGAACGGCATCACCGACCGGAATTACAACATCTTCCGCTGGTACCGGGCGGCGGAGGGGCGGTATACGCAGGCCGATCCGGCAGGACTATTCGGAGGGCTCAACCTCTATATCTATGTCGGTGATGAGCCAATCAGCGGAAAAGACCCGCTGGCCCTGTGGAAACCAGGAACGAAGATCGCGAATCCGTATCATTCAACAACCATTTGTAACGGTGATGGTGGTGTAACTTACCAGATTTCGAAAGGAGTCACCGAAGCAGAGATGGACTGCTTTGGTCACTGCATCAAACTCCACGAGATAACTCATGTGTTTCAAGTTGTCGAAGCCAATCCAGGGATATGTCTAGGTAAGCCCCCTGGTCTGCTAATCGAGTCGTCGTCGACGGAAGAGCTTCATGCCGCTGAGTATGAAGCCTACGTAGAGACACTGAAATGTCTAGGCCCAATAATCGGCGGACTCTGTTGTCCACCTTTGGCAGAGAATTACAGGGACACGCTTTACAACAGTTACGAGACGCTCTACGAGAAACACGGCGCAACGCCGCTTCCGGAAGGTCTCGCAAAGCCATGACACGATGCTTGTTAGCACTGGTTGTTTTAGCGAGTTGTCACGCTCCCGTGCCTCAGGAGTCTACCAGAGAGAAACAGCCAGCAGAGAAACAACTAATTGACGCCAAACAGATTGAGGCTACTATAATAGAATTCAGGGTGTGTAATGTATCGCCTGAGACCATAGTGGTGCGAGAAGGAAACATGCCGTGGAACTATTTGGCGTTCCGGCGCCTGATTGCAATCACCTCTAGAGGCTCTGTCCTCGAAAAGAGTGGTATAATACTTGATCCTTGGGTTGGCCAGAATGTATATATCCCTTCAGGAGAATGTAGAACGGGTCAGTTGGATCTGGCGTATTTTTTTCCTAATATTAACGAAGTCCTCTCCCGGGAAGGCCCTGTTGATGTTCTGTGGCTGATCGATTTCCAGACAAGTACAGAAAGCATTTCGAATTTCGGTGGCGTTACGCTCGACCGTCCTGAGAATTAACCGTAGAGGGGGGTCACACCTTCGTTGTTCGGATTGAACTGGCAACCTACTGAGCATGAGAACGTTATGGTGGCACGCCTCCGACTCTTGTTGGAGCACACTCTACAAGGAGTAGACTTCCACGATCCATGGCAACCCGAGTTCTCCCGACCTTGCCCTCCAGACCCCGGCGAGCGCAGCGAACCCGGTCACTAGTCCCGCGTCCCGCCATCTCGAGCCCCGAGCCCCGAGCTCCGCGCCCCGCCTCTCTCACCGCGAGCGTGAGCTCGGTCACCGGTGATCGCCGCTACAATCTCTACTCACCCGAGGTACGGAGGGTCAGACCTTCGTCATTCGGTCTTTGCAGGAGTTTCTCCCTCGGAATGGAAACTTTTGTGGCAGATCTCCACGAGGAGTAGAATGCCTTTTGAGTCCCGAAAATGTGCCTGAACCGACAATCGAAGGTCTGGCCCCCAATTCCCCATCTGTTTAGAGAAGTTTCTCAGTCTAAAGTAAGATAAGGCTATGCGAGAACTTAATTTCTTTATAGTGATTCTGCAGGTACTCCTCTATGGCACTGCCTGTGCGACGGAGGTCACAGAACGGGGTGCGCCTGCTCCAGTGGCTGCTGCGATCGTAGACTGCCTGAGCAGTAATGACGACACGATCGATACTCAAAGGTGTTTAGCGGAACTAAGACGACGTGATCCTTCGGAAAGAACCATAGTTGCGACGCAAAACCTCGAACGCAAAATGCGTGATAACGATTTGGATCTAGCACGGCCAACTGTTTTGTGGACCCCGGCCCTGTCGTTGGAGGAGTTTAGGGGTCCTATGACTGGCGGACTAAAGCTGTTCGAGGTGTCGGTAAACTCAAAGGGTTATGTTACCCATGTAGAGGCCCACTCGACTACAAACCACGAACAGCTGGATGCTTACCTCCGCGGAAAGGCGTTCGAAACGGTGATCGTCCCGCCGAAAACTGGCGAAGTTTTCGATTCCGCGAAAGTTATGGTTACTTTTCACATCGATGTCAGGTAGCGGAGGGGATTCGGGTCAGACCTTCGTTATTCGGTTCAGTGGCGGGGTTGAGGACCACCCATGGAGAGCGAAGGGGCCACGCCTTCGAAGGTGTGGCCCCCAATTCACGACGTGCCGTTCACTTCGACGGTGATCGCCGACGTCCAGAACCAGCCCGGCGTGCTGGATATCTTCCACGCGGGAGGGAACGGGCGCGACCGGAAGTTCGGGACCGGACGCACCGGCCGCTACGTCCGGGTCCAGCTCGAGGCCAAGGAGTATCTGACGATCGCCGAGACCGAGATCTACGTCAATCCCACCGGCGGG from the Acidobacteriota bacterium genome contains:
- a CDS encoding RHS domain-containing protein; this translates as MNLLSETEYTDASAPPIQHDYVWFAGAPVAQVTHSVPSEPLAVPEVVWTVTDHLGTPRIQTDSTGTIVWHAEHEPYGRIYLLREGEGRHQPLRFPGQEAEQLGMNAPNGVTDRNYNIFRWYRAAEGRYTQADPLGLEAGAHLFVYGAWSPASMIDPLGLVTWKCDVEVFSAGFVAVGVADYDLFCVSACYKGKQIWVDLNVHVIGFSFGTPSGGYFSIVLDDHFEKPNPTSLSGKAFVKSLAASLGGGWSHVEMTLGSGEGMTPSAGSGLGSGGGEGAAAVGASFDVMWGNSMLTKWGEWCCP
- a CDS encoding RHS domain-containing protein, with product MKATASLDPESWLLTPATEGSHVWFAGAPVAQVTHSVPSEPLAAPEVVWTVTDHLGTPRIQADSTGAIVWHAEHEPYGRIYLLREGEGRHQPLRFPGQEAEQLGVNAANGITDRNYNIFRWYRAAEGRYTQADPAGLFGGLNLYIYVGDEPISGKDPLALWKPGTKIANPYHSTTICNGDGGVTYQISKGVTEAEMDCFGHCIKLHEITHVFQVVEANPGICLGKPPGLLIESSSTEELHAAEYEAYVETLKCLGPIIGGLCCPPLAENYRDTLYNSYETLYEKHGATPLPEGLAKP